The Oncorhynchus clarkii lewisi isolate Uvic-CL-2024 chromosome 23, UVic_Ocla_1.0, whole genome shotgun sequence genomic interval TTACTTAGGATTTGTTTTAATCTCACACAAAACATCGATGTAATTCATTCATTGTAAAATGTCGTAGGCTACATGGAGACACAGACCTATACGTTTCCACCCTgtttaaaaacatatataaaaACTCATCAGTTAAATCAAAGCAATATCAATACCAAATGTTCAGATTACATTGGACGCACAACAAtttaatatgaaattatttgaTTAGGAGGAAATATTTCAGTTTTGGACACGGGAAtacaaataataattataataaatacAACATTTGTCATAATAGACCTGTACAATATACAAAGCCTTTTAACCAACACCAACTATTATCAtagattaaaaataaatacaaataggcCTAATAATGTTTGTAATACATAAATTACAATACAGAAATATCAACACAATAAACGAGTCTCTCAAACTGGTCTCAGCAGCGGCACGGATGTGACTAGTGGATGTGAATAGTACATTTGATGAGGGAATGTTagtagagactgactgactgacacgtTCCCAGCGCTGCCCGTTTCTGAGCCGGTGTTCTCGTGGTACAATATGGGAACGCGGACTATCCTCTGGGCCGCGGCGTGGCTCAGATTGGCCGCTTCGAGTTCCGCGGCCAACTGTCGTTTCCACTTGTTCCTTCTGTTCTGGAACCAGATTTTCACCTGGGTCTCTGTGAGGTGTAGGGATGCCGCCAGGCCTGCCCGTTCCGAGCTACTGAGGTACCGTTTCATATCGAACGTTGACTCCAACCGAAATACCTGACTCCTTGAAAAGACTGTCCGCGTTTTCTTTTTCCGACACGTTTTTTTATCCGAGTTCTCGTCTTTAATTTTCCTCCAGTCATCCACCAACTCTACTTCCTTCTTTGGTTCATCCCCATCGCTCTCCTCCAGAACGACATCATCAGTACTTATGTTTTTGTCGTCCTCTTGGTCGGGTGATTTTCGCAGCAGCTCCGGTGTGTCTCGGTCCCCGCCTGTTGACGGTGTGTCTCTCACGATGGCCTTCTCAAACCCTAAACGAAATAAACGACAATGTTTATCAATCAGGGAAAACATTAATGCAACCATAAAATAAAcataaattactttttttttttaaaccactaTAGTTAACAATTTGATTATACTCATCCAAGTACATTTTCTTAAAAGGACCCGAATCGCCTGGTGAGTCAAATTGAGGCAGTAGGCCTAATTGTTTGGGGACATTTTGCAATATTGGACTGAAGATTCATGACAATTTGAAGGTTACTTAAGACATAGTTCACCTATACAtccatgtgtaactaactctgtgttgttgtttgtgtcgaactgctttcctttatcttggccaggtcgcagttgtaaatgagaacttgttctcaactaacctacctggttaagtaaaggttaaatatatatatatatttttaaacatttacTAATAATTAGTCTGACTATTATTCCAACTGAGGAGTATTGCGAATAGCAAGTATTATAGCAGCATAATTGATTAAACAAATATGTTGTAGTCTTATTTAATCCGTTATAACCAAAACATTATTTGAGGTATTCTAATGAGCTAAATGTATAATCAGAACCGATTGAATGTATGGTAGTAATCTACCTCCGGTCCTGTAGAGATGGTGTCCCGATGTGCCAAGCGCGTAGGGATACCACCACGCCGACGGTCGTTCCAAATAGTGCGCCGGTAATCCAAATCTCTGGGCTGGGATGTCAAAACTAGGAAAAGTTAAATCACCGAtccgggagagagagaaacctccTTCCAATAGTCCTTTGGTGGTGGCAAGCAGCGTCTTCGGTTTGGAAGGTTTACTGTCGAAGTTGAGCAGGTTCTTGATAGAGAAAGGTGAGTCTTTAGCGGGCGGACGGGTCTCCTGTGCCGTCTCTGCCTTCGCTTGTGAATGTTTATTGTCCATTTGAATGACTCACAGTAAACAAACGTCAAGAGAAATAGTTGAAGATATTGTTGCTTTATTCCGGTTACCCAAACGTGGCGTTTCAGTAAAACATAGGCCTATTTTTTTGAATGCTTTGagaataaataattattttttatttttttaaagtgcgAAATTGtatgcactcacttctgtaaatcactctggataagagcatctgctaaatgactcgaatttaaatgtaaaatgtagCATAAATCTTGAGGCAGGTCTGTCCTGGAATGATCGCAGCAATGATAAATGGCACAATGATCAATGCGTCAGACTTGCACCGCATTCTACTAACGATTACATAAAACGGTTAAATGCGCGCAGTCCTGGGCGATTGGGCATGTAGGCTACAATGGCAAATGGGATTTGAGATGAAACTGGAGAGCAGTGGAAgggaggggacaggaggacaAGAATAGGTAGGGTAGGCCTACGGGGAAGAAGAGAAGtgcagaggaagggagggaggggacaggagCAGGGTAGTAGGTAGGGTAGGCCTGCTAggcgggatccttgggacatcccccattgacatttaaaatggttagggTTGGGCTTAAGTATAGGGTTTAGGGTTGGGCATAAgtatagggtttagggtaggaacGTCCCAAGGATCTATTTTTGCACTGACCGACAAGTCCACCCAGACTGTGTGACCCCCCCCTCCAGGCTGAATGGGATGGGCGTGTTTTCGGCCATGAAGTCCAATTAGAAAGCAAAATGGAAGTAGATGGGTAATGCACTCAGACGTTACTAACAATTACTTACTGTCAAACAGGCATTTAATAAGTAAACACATTTCCTAATTGGTTGTAATGACAGGTCTACTCATTAGCAGTGCATGTACAACATGAATAGGGAGAAACTGTTAAGTCATTGTTGATGGGTGAGGGGGGCTGTTTTACTAGATGCTGACAGTTAATTAAACACTAAATGGGGTGCTTTTACCTGCATTATCACCTGCGGGTGCCACATGCTGTCTGAATGATGACAATGAGGTGCACATTTTTATATTCCagcaaaaaaaaacgttttttatttATCTTTCAAGTCAAATATAAATGATTTATATCAgatatggaaatacatttatgAACCAGTGATTTGTTTAGTGAGTTTTATCCCACTTTAATGAAGCCAAACGTCTGGTATGAACAAACAGACTGAAATACTTGTGTATACTACGTCATCCGACAACAGACGTTTCACTCAGAATATAATCTGATTTGCAGAGAGGAAGTCCTGTAGGCAATCATTAGCCCAATCATTAGCCCAATCATTAGCCAACACTCTGCCCTGTGAACCATGTGTCAGGGGGACAGCACTCTGCCCTGTCAGGGGGACAGCACTCTGCCCTGTCAGGGGGACAGCACTCTGCCCTGCCAGGGGGAGGACAACACTCTGCACTGTCAGGGGGACAACACTCTGCCCTGTCAGGGGGACAACACTCTGCCCTGTCAGGGGGACAACACTCTGCCTTGTCAGAGGGACAACACTCTGCCCTGTCAGGGGGACAACACTCTGCCCTATGAACCATGTGGCAGGGGGACAACACTCTGCCCTGTCAGGGGGACAACACTCTGCCCTGTGAACCATGTGGCAGGGGGACAACACTCTGTCCTGTGAACCATGTGTCAGGGGGACAACACTCTGCCCTGTCAGGGGGACAACACTCTGCCCTATGAACCATGTGGCAGGGGGACAACACTCTGCCCTGTCAGGGGGACAACACTCTGCCCTGTGAACCATGTGGCAGGGGGACAACACTCTGCCCTGTGAACCATGTGTCAGGGGGACAACACTCTGCCCTGTGAACCATGTGTCAGGGGGACAACACTCTGCCCTGTCAGGGGGACAACACTCTGCCTTGTCAGGGGGACAACACTCTGCCTTGATAGGGGGACAACACTCTGCCCTGTGAACCATGTGTCAGGGGGACAGCACTCTGCCCTGTCAGGGGGACAGCACTCTGCCCTGTCAGGGGGACTGCACTCTGCCCTGTCAGGGGGAGGACAACACTCTGCCCTGTCAGGGGGACAACACTCTGCCCTGTCAGGGGGACAACACTCTGCCTTGTCAGGGGGACAACACTCTGCCCTGTCAGGGGGACAACACTCTGCCCTATGAACCATGTGGCAGGGGGACAACACTCTGCCCTGTGAACCATGTGGCAGGGGGACAACACTCTGTCCTGTGAACCATGTGTCAGGGGGACAACACTCTGCCCTGTCAGGGGGACAACACTCTGCCCTATGAACCATGTGGCAGGGGGACAACACTCTGCCCTGTCAGGGGGACAACACTCTGCCCTGTCAGGGGGACAACACTCTGCCCTATGAACCATGTGGCAGGGGGACAACACTCTGCCCTGTCAGGGGGACAACACTCTGCCCTGTGAACCATGTGGCAGGGGGACAACACTCTGCCCTGTGAACCATGTGTCAGGGGGACAACACTCTGCCCTGTGAACCATGTGTCAGGGGGACAACACTCTGCCCTGTGAACCATGTGTCAGGGGGACAACACTCTGCCCTGTGAACCATGTGTCAGGGGGACAACACTCTGCCCTGTCAGGGGGACAACACTCTGCCTTGTCAGGGGGACAACACTCTGCCTTGATAGGGGGACAACACTCTGCCTTGATAGGGGGACAACACTCTGCCTTGTCAGGGGGACAACACTCTGCCCTGTCAGGGGGACAACACTCTGCCATGTGAACCATGTGTCAGGGGGACAACACTCTGCCCTGTCAGGGGGACAACACTCTGCCTTGTCAGGGGGACAACACTCTGCCCTGTGAACCATGTGTCAGGGGGACAACACTCTGCCCTATGAACCATGTGTCAGGGGGACAACACTCTGCCCTGTGAACCATGTGTCAGGGGGACAACACTCTGCCCTATGAACCATGTGTCAGGGGGACAACACTCTGCCCTGTGAACCATGTGTTAGGGGGACAACACTGCCCTGTGAACCATCTTTTTCAAACGTTAAAATCTAATTGAATTCAAAACCTCATATTACACAATAGTTTATTGGTCCGTGTGAGAGGACCGACATGTTAGTCACAATCATATagcaggaaggagagggaagcaAGGAGAAATTGGGTTTCCATGGGGACACTGGTTTACAAGTGCTGATACAAGCAGGGAGAAGGATAGGGGGTTGCAAGGTGAGGTACAAGAAAGGAAAGGGTTAAAGGGGGTGGAGTCAATGATGCTGTTGGAACACAGTGGGAAGCATTTGAAATTACATCTATTATAGGATTGGTGAATCATAAGCAACTTTAACTGATAGAATAAGCCAGTGTGTTACCATCTGGCCAATCAGCCAATCACTGCTCCAGTGTGTTACCATTGGGCCGCTCACTGCTCCAGTGTGTTACCATCGGGCCAATCAGCCAATCACTGCTCCAGTGTGTTACCATCGGGCCACTCACTGCTCCAGTGTGTTACCATCGGGCCAATCACGGCTCCAGTGTGTTACCATCGGGCCAATCAGCCAATCACTGCTCCAGTGTGTTACCATTGGGCCGCTCACTGCTCCAGTGTGTTACCATCGGGCCAATCAGCCAATCACTGCTCCAGTGTATTACCATCGGGCCACTCACTGCTCCAGTGTGTTACCATCGGGCCAATCACGGCTCCAGTGTGTTACCATCTGGCCAATCAGCCAATCACTGCTCCAGTGTGTTACCATTGGGCCGCTCACTGCTCCAGTGTGTTACCATCGGGCCAATCAGCCAATCACTGCTCCAGTGTATTACCATCGGGCCACTCACTGCTCCAGTGTGTTACCATCAGGCCAATCACGGCTCCAGTGTGTTACCATCAGGCCAATCACGGCTCCAGTGTGTTACCATCGGGCCAATCAGCCAATCACTGCTCCAGTGTGTTACCATCGGGCCACTCACTGCTCCAGTGTGTTACCATTGGGCCAATCAGCCAATCACTGCTCCAGTGTGTTACCATCGGGCCAATCACTACTCCAGTGTGTTACCATCGGGCCAATCACTGCTCCAGTGTGTTACCATCGGGCCAATCACTGCTCCAGTGTGTTACCATCGGGCCAATCAAGGCTCCAGTGTCTGTTTTAACCAGTGACAACACATCTGGAAGAGACCGTCACGCGCTAATCTGTGAGGTCAAAAGGTCAGCCATACATCCCCTCCATTTGTGCAGGTGGCCAAACAAATTCTTCTCATTAACTTAACAAGTACTGGGACCTGCTGATATCTGAAGGTATGTTtagtagatatatatatatatatatatatatttgttaagTTCCCAAACAAATAGTTTGGTGAGATGGTTTTTAATGTGACAATATTAAGAGGATCTGAACGAGTTTAAACATCAAAAGGATTTGAACTTGGTCTTGTCCACGTAGGGGTGATATAAAAACAAACATATACAGACGTGAATGTAGACCTAAAATCAACAGAAGTGGATTTTTGTACAACCTACACAGGATACATCATCTGTCCGTTGACCTTGAGAGGTTGGCTCCCGGTCTCAAGGACGACACTTGTTGTGAACAGCTACgtgtcgtcgtccccccccccctgcGTAATGACAGATCTCATAGTCCTGttagagaggaaggggggggggggtgggagaagaggatggGAAGAGCTGTTTGTTCATGGAAAATGTGATCCAGATAATAGTACTTTCATCAAAAGGCAGCAATTACATTCATTAGAGGACTGGCAGGCAACAGTAACTAGGAAACGAATGGTGGTGAGAATGAAAAGAACAATAtgctaatttattttatttaaaataataatatggTAATTTCTCTCTCATTCTAATCCCCTGTCTTGTTAAGATGGGATCTCAAGGCAAATATAGGGCAGACAGAACTAAAATGATACAGTCCTTCCTCACCACCTCTCCATAGTAAAGAGGGTTGTGAAGACAGACTGTTACTATAGCAACATTTATCCAGGAAGTGGAATGACCCCCTCCCTTCTCTGAAGAGCCGTTGTACAGTACCTTCTGGTGATACAGGAGATGCTCCCATCTCAAATTGTAGGGTTTTAAAGATGTCAAGCATCTTAAAAGGACATTTGTTTACACCCTTTGAAATAAATGGTAATAATGATGATTTGTACACGTTGCTAAAATAATACAAAACATCTTCTACTAATCAGTTTGTAGACTCAAGCTTTTTAATTCAGCATCTTCACATCTCAATTAGACGAAGTGGATCATGTTCCTGACATCCGGAGGAAGTCATTAGGAGAAGATCCTCAGAGAGACTgtatagatcaaatcaaatttaatttatatagcccttcgtacatcagctgatatctcaaagtgctgtacagaaacccagcctaaaaccccaaacagcaagcaatgcaggtgtagaagcacggtggctaggaaaaactccctagaaaggccaaaacctaggaagaaacctagagaggaaccaggctatgtggggtggccagtcctcttctggctgtgccgggtggagattataacaaaacatggtcaagatgttcaaatgttcatagatgaccagcatggtcgaataataataaggcagaatagttgaaactggagcagcagcacagtcaggtggactggggacagcaaggagtcatcatgtcaggtagtcctggggcatggtcctagggctcaggtcctccgagagagagaaagaaagagagaaggagagaattagagaacgcacacttagattcacacaggacaccgaataggacaggagaagtactccagatataacaaactgaccctagccccccgacacaaactactggaggctgagacaggaggggtcaggagacatatatatatacacacagtaggtttatatatatatatatacatacatacatacatacatacatacattaggtttatatatatatatatacagtaggtttatatacagtgccttgcgaaagtattcggcccccttgaactttgcgaccttttgccacatttcaggcttcaaacataaagatataaaactgtatttttttgtgaagaatcaacaacaagtgggacacaatcatgaagtggaacgacatttattggatatttcaaacttttttaacaaatcaaaaactgaaaaattgggcgtgaggatctcatctcggtacctaatggcagtcaggctacctctggcgagcacatgaagggctgtgcggccccccaaagaaatcccaccccacaccatgactgacccaccgccaaaccggtcatgctggaggatgttgcaggcagcagaacgttctccacggcgtctccagactcggtcacgtctgtcacatgtgctcagtgtgaacttgctttcatctgtgaagagcacagggcaccagtggcgaatttgccaatcctggtgttctctggcaaatgccaaacgtcctgcacggtgttgggctgtaagcacaacccccacctgtggacgtcgggccctcataccaccctcatggagtctgagcagacacatgcacatttgtggtctgctggaggtcattttgtagggctctggcagtgcttctcctgctcctccttgcacaaaggcggaggtagcagtcctgctgctgggttgttgccctcctacggcctcctccacgtctcctgatgtactggcctgtctcctggtagcgcctccatgctctggacactacgcagacacagcaaaccttcttgccacagctcgcattgatgtgccatcctggatgagctgcactacctgagccacttgtgtgtgttgtagactccgtctcatgctaccactagagtgaaagcaccgccagcattcaaaagtgacagaaacatcagccaggaagcttaggaactgagaagtggtctgtggtcaccacctgcagaaccactcctttattgggggtgtcttgctaactgcctataatttccacctattgtctattccatttgcacaacagcaaatggaatttattgtcaatcattgacttggagttacattgtgttgtttaagtgttcccttgatttttttgagcagtgtatatacagtaggtttatatatatacacagtaggtttatatatacacagtaggtttatatatatacagtaggtttatatatatacacagtaggtttatatatatatacacagtaggtttatatatatacacagtaggtttatatatacacagtaggtttatatatatacacagtagatttatatatatacacagtaggtttatatatatatatacacagtaggtttatatatacacagtaggtttatatatatacacagtaggtttatatatatacacagtaggtttatatatacacagtaggtttatatataaacagtaggtttatatatacagtaggtttatatatatatacagtaggtttatatatactatatacccagtaggtttatatatacccagtaggtttatatatacccagtaggtttatatatacccagtaggtttatatatacccagtaggtttatatatacacagtaggtttatatatatacacagtaggtttatatatatatatacacagtaggtttatatatacccagtaggtttatatatacccagtaggtttatatatacccagtaggtttatatacccagtaggtttatatacacacagtaggtttatatatacacacagtaggtttatatacccagtaggtttatatacccagtaggtttatatacccagtaggtttatatatacc includes:
- the LOC139381786 gene encoding homeobox protein HMX3, with product MDNKHSQAKAETAQETRPPAKDSPFSIKNLLNFDSKPSKPKTLLATTKGLLEGGFSLSRIGDLTFPSFDIPAQRFGLPAHYLERPSAWWYPYALGTSGHHLYRTGGFEKAIVRDTPSTGGDRDTPELLRKSPDQEDDKNISTDDVVLEESDGDEPKKEVELVDDWRKIKDENSDKKTCRKKKTRTVFSRSQVFRLESTFDMKRYLSSSERAGLAASLHLTETQVKIWFQNRRNKWKRQLAAELEAANLSHAAAQRIVRVPILYHENTGSETGSAGNVSVSQSLLTFPHQMYYSHPLVTSVPLLRPV